In Massilia violaceinigra, one DNA window encodes the following:
- a CDS encoding substrate-binding domain-containing protein, with protein sequence MYKLNTLAATVLATLATSLAAPAMAAADLKIALIAGKTGILETYAKETETGFMMGLEYLTGGKMEINGRKLKVIVKDDQSKPDLGRTLLAEAYGDDKADIAVGTTSSGSAIAMLPVALEYKKILIIEPAVADAITGDKWNRYIFRTARSSMQDALAAASTLKAGSVAFLAQDYAFGKDAVKAGKEALAATGSKAQVIHEEYAAQNTTDFTAPAQRIFDALKNKPEPRLLQIVWAGPNPMNKLADMKPERYGIILSPGGNILPVMKTWKNFAGTQGTIFYYHGFPKNKMNDWLVAEHSKRYKAPPDMFTAGGFAAASAVVTALTKANSGDTEKLITAMEGMEFDTPKGKMSFRKEDHQALQSMYHFKIKKDQKNEWDLLELVREIPASELPLPVRNKR encoded by the coding sequence ATGTACAAACTGAACACCCTGGCAGCAACCGTCCTGGCCACGCTCGCGACCTCCCTGGCGGCACCGGCCATGGCCGCGGCCGACCTGAAAATCGCCCTTATCGCCGGAAAGACTGGCATCCTGGAAACCTATGCCAAGGAGACCGAGACCGGCTTCATGATGGGCCTGGAGTATCTCACCGGCGGCAAGATGGAAATCAACGGGCGCAAACTGAAGGTAATCGTCAAGGATGACCAGAGCAAGCCCGACCTGGGACGCACCCTGCTGGCCGAAGCTTACGGCGACGACAAGGCCGATATCGCGGTCGGCACCACCTCGTCCGGCTCGGCCATTGCCATGCTGCCGGTGGCGCTGGAGTACAAAAAGATCCTGATCATCGAGCCGGCCGTGGCCGACGCCATCACCGGCGACAAATGGAACCGCTACATCTTCCGCACCGCGCGCAGCTCGATGCAGGACGCGCTGGCCGCCGCCAGCACCCTCAAGGCCGGCAGCGTGGCCTTCCTGGCGCAGGACTACGCCTTCGGCAAGGATGCGGTCAAGGCCGGCAAGGAAGCGCTGGCCGCCACCGGCAGCAAGGCCCAGGTGATCCACGAGGAATACGCGGCCCAGAACACGACCGACTTCACCGCCCCGGCCCAGCGCATCTTCGACGCCCTCAAGAACAAGCCCGAGCCGCGCCTGCTGCAAATCGTCTGGGCCGGACCGAACCCGATGAACAAGCTGGCCGACATGAAGCCCGAGCGCTACGGCATCATATTGTCCCCGGGCGGCAATATCCTGCCGGTGATGAAAACCTGGAAGAATTTTGCCGGCACCCAGGGCACCATCTTCTACTACCATGGCTTTCCGAAAAATAAGATGAACGACTGGCTGGTGGCCGAACACAGCAAGCGCTACAAGGCCCCGCCCGACATGTTCACCGCCGGCGGTTTCGCGGCGGCCAGCGCGGTGGTCACGGCATTGACCAAGGCCAATTCGGGCGATACCGAAAAGCTGATCACGGCCATGGAAGGCATGGAATTCGACACGCCCAAGGGCAAGATGAGCTTTCGCAAGGAAGACCACCAGGCCTTGCAGTCGATGTACCACTTCAAGATCAAGAAAGACCAGAAAAACGAATGGGACCTGCTCGAACTGGTGCGCGAAATCCCGGCCAGCGAGCTGCCGCTACCGGTGAGGAACAAGCGATGA
- a CDS encoding ABC transporter ATP-binding protein translates to MTPAAMPSLSTRELSIRFGGHVAVNQVTADFYPGTLTVIVGPNGAGKTTYFNLMSGQLPATSGTVLLDGADITRHGAAKRTALGIGRAFQLTNLFPHLTVSENVRLAVQSRARIGMNMFSRWSSHTDLIVRADHYLERVSMAGRRDTRVAALSHGDKRKLEVAILLALEPAVMMFDEPTAGMSVDEVPVVLDLIHQVKAERNKTILLVEHKMDVVRSLADRIIVLHNGALVADGNPAEVMASAIVQEAYLGTPEHA, encoded by the coding sequence ATGACGCCGGCGGCCATGCCGTCGCTGTCGACGCGCGAACTGAGCATCCGCTTCGGCGGGCACGTGGCGGTCAACCAGGTCACTGCCGATTTCTATCCCGGCACCCTGACCGTGATCGTCGGCCCCAACGGCGCCGGCAAGACCACCTACTTCAACCTGATGTCGGGCCAGCTGCCGGCCACTTCCGGCACGGTGTTGCTCGATGGTGCGGACATCACCCGCCATGGCGCGGCCAAGCGCACGGCGCTCGGGATCGGCCGCGCCTTCCAGCTGACCAACCTGTTTCCGCACCTGACGGTGAGCGAGAACGTGCGCCTGGCGGTGCAAAGCCGGGCGCGTATCGGCATGAATATGTTCTCGCGCTGGTCCAGCCATACCGACCTGATCGTGCGCGCCGACCATTACCTGGAACGGGTCTCCATGGCCGGCCGGCGCGACACGCGCGTGGCCGCCCTGTCGCACGGCGACAAGCGCAAGCTCGAAGTGGCGATTCTCCTGGCCCTGGAACCGGCGGTGATGATGTTCGACGAACCGACCGCCGGCATGAGCGTGGATGAAGTACCGGTCGTGCTCGACCTGATCCACCAGGTCAAGGCCGAGCGCAACAAGACCATTTTACTGGTCGAACACAAGATGGACGTGGTGCGCTCGCTGGCCGACCGCATCATCGTCCTGCACAACGGCGCCCTGGTCGCCGACGGCAATCCGGCCGAGGTGATGGCGTCGGCCATCGTCCAGGAAGCTTATCTGGGAACGCCTGAACATGCTTAA
- a CDS encoding ABC transporter ATP-binding protein, whose protein sequence is MPEPILQLSGVHTHIGEYHILQGVDLTVPRGGLSVLLGRNGAGKTTTLRTIMGLWKARAGTVRFDGRDIAALPTPDIAQLGIAYVPESMAVFSDLTVRENLYLAARNGPLDEQRVEWIFGFFPALKKFWHYPAGNLSGGQKQMVAIARAIVEPRKLLLIDEPTKGLAPAIIQSLIAAFRELKQTDTTILLVEQNFSFVRHLGDTVSVMDDGRVVHAGGMRELVEDQDLQQRLLGLALSSHQ, encoded by the coding sequence ATGCCTGAGCCCATCCTTCAACTGAGCGGGGTCCACACCCACATCGGCGAGTACCACATCCTGCAAGGGGTCGACCTGACGGTGCCGCGCGGCGGCCTGTCGGTGCTGCTGGGACGCAACGGCGCCGGCAAGACCACCACCCTGCGCACCATCATGGGCTTGTGGAAAGCCAGAGCCGGCACGGTGCGCTTCGACGGGCGCGACATCGCCGCCCTGCCCACCCCCGACATCGCGCAACTGGGCATCGCCTACGTGCCCGAATCGATGGCCGTGTTTTCCGACCTGACGGTGCGCGAAAACCTGTACCTGGCCGCGCGCAACGGACCGCTCGACGAGCAGCGGGTCGAGTGGATCTTCGGCTTCTTTCCGGCGCTCAAAAAATTCTGGCACTACCCGGCCGGCAACCTGTCGGGCGGACAGAAACAGATGGTGGCGATTGCGCGCGCCATCGTCGAGCCGCGCAAGCTGCTGCTGATCGACGAGCCGACCAAGGGCCTGGCCCCGGCCATCATCCAGAGCCTGATCGCCGCCTTCCGCGAACTCAAGCAGACAGACACCACCATCCTGCTGGTCGAGCAAAACTTCAGCTTCGTCAGGCACCTGGGCGACACGGTCTCGGTGATGGATGACGGGCGCGTGGTCCACGCCGGCGGCATGCGCGAGCTGGTCGAGGACCAGGACCTGCAGCAGCGCCTGCTCGGGCTGGCGCTGAGCTCCCATCAATGA
- a CDS encoding branched-chain amino acid ABC transporter permease has product MSGATALPAAPAASSDTPLQAARRDIAPLLLVPALILLVLPLVGSFPTWVTLTIAGLAMGMMIFIMASGLTLVFGLMDVLNFGHGAFVSVGAYAATMVLIPMRGWLEVDSLLINLGVLGLAIAVAMLSTALLGWAFERIIIAPVYGQHLKQILITMGGMIVAEQLINVIWGAEQIPLPLPASLRGAVMLGDAAVEKYRLVAVVIGLLVFAAMFLVLNRTKIGLLIRAGVENREMVEAMGYRIRRLFVAVFAAGSALAGLGGVLWGLYKETLSAAMGGEIMVMIFIVIIIGGLGSVGGCFIGALLMALVANYAGFLAPKFALVSHIVLMIAILLWRPAGLFSNLRR; this is encoded by the coding sequence GTGAGCGGCGCCACCGCGCTGCCCGCCGCCCCGGCCGCATCAAGCGATACCCCGCTGCAGGCCGCCAGACGCGACATCGCGCCCCTGCTGCTGGTGCCCGCGCTGATCCTGCTCGTGCTGCCGCTGGTGGGCAGCTTTCCCACCTGGGTCACCCTGACCATCGCCGGCCTGGCGATGGGCATGATGATCTTCATCATGGCCAGCGGACTGACGCTCGTGTTCGGCCTGATGGACGTGCTCAACTTCGGCCACGGCGCCTTCGTCTCGGTCGGCGCCTACGCCGCCACCATGGTCCTCATTCCCATGCGCGGCTGGCTCGAGGTCGATTCGCTGCTGATCAACCTGGGCGTGCTGGGCCTGGCCATTGCGGTGGCCATGCTCTCCACCGCGCTGCTCGGCTGGGCCTTCGAGCGCATCATCATCGCACCCGTGTACGGCCAGCATCTCAAACAGATCCTGATCACCATGGGCGGCATGATCGTGGCCGAGCAGCTGATCAACGTGATCTGGGGCGCCGAGCAGATTCCCCTGCCGCTGCCGGCCAGCCTGCGCGGGGCGGTGATGCTGGGCGACGCGGCGGTCGAGAAATACCGGCTGGTGGCGGTCGTGATCGGCCTGCTGGTGTTCGCGGCCATGTTCCTGGTGCTCAACCGCACCAAGATCGGCCTGCTGATCCGCGCCGGCGTCGAAAACCGCGAAATGGTCGAGGCCATGGGCTACCGCATCCGGCGCCTGTTCGTGGCCGTGTTCGCGGCCGGTTCGGCGCTGGCGGGCCTGGGCGGCGTGCTGTGGGGGCTGTACAAGGAAACCCTGAGCGCGGCCATGGGCGGCGAAATCATGGTGATGATTTTTATCGTCATCATCATCGGCGGGCTCGGCTCGGTCGGCGGCTGCTTCATCGGCGCGCTGCTGATGGCCCTGGTAGCCAACTATGCCGGCTTCCTGGCGCCCAAGTTCGCGCTGGTGTCGCACATCGTGCTGATGATCGCCATTTTGCTGTGGCGTCCGGCCGGCCTGTTTTCCAACCTGCGCCGTTAA
- a CDS encoding branched-chain amino acid ABC transporter permease produces the protein MLNHLLSGDLPRSRALAATLLLILLGLALAPFLTSGARPLNTAATICIYIVLVASYDLLLGYTGIVSFAHTMFFGIGAYGVGLGLSSGEPTWGAAFIGLLLALLLTLVLALVVGLFALRVRAIFYAMITLAVASSFAVLASQLSDLTGGEDGKTFSVPELLTPGFRLFESELFGRAIDGKLITYYIVFIGCLLLFLLLLRLVNSPFGRVLQAIRENEFRAEALGYRTVLYRIWANVLAALVAALAGALMALWLRYVGPKTMLGFEVMTDILLIVVIGGMGTMYGAVVGATLFIIAQNYLKSLMAEGSAALEGVPFLAEALHPDRWMLWLGVLFVLSIYFFPIGIVGKLRLRKIAARAAGK, from the coding sequence ATGCTCAATCACTTGTTATCCGGCGACCTGCCGCGCAGCCGGGCCTTGGCCGCCACCCTGCTGCTGATCCTGCTGGGACTGGCACTGGCGCCTTTCCTGACCAGCGGCGCGCGCCCGCTCAACACCGCCGCCACCATCTGCATCTATATCGTGCTGGTGGCGTCCTACGACTTGCTGCTCGGTTACACCGGCATTGTGTCGTTCGCCCACACCATGTTTTTCGGCATCGGCGCCTACGGGGTCGGACTGGGCCTGTCGAGCGGCGAGCCGACCTGGGGCGCGGCCTTCATCGGCCTGCTGCTGGCCCTGCTGCTCACCCTGGTGCTGGCCCTGGTGGTGGGCCTGTTCGCGCTGCGCGTGCGCGCCATTTTCTACGCCATGATCACGCTGGCGGTCGCCTCTTCGTTTGCCGTGCTCGCCTCGCAACTGTCCGACCTGACCGGCGGCGAAGACGGCAAGACTTTCAGCGTGCCGGAATTGCTCACGCCCGGCTTTCGCCTGTTCGAGTCCGAGCTGTTCGGGCGCGCCATCGACGGCAAGCTGATCACCTACTACATCGTGTTCATCGGCTGCCTGCTACTGTTCCTGTTGCTGCTGCGGCTGGTCAATTCGCCCTTCGGACGCGTGCTGCAGGCCATCCGCGAAAACGAGTTCCGCGCCGAGGCGCTGGGCTACCGCACGGTGCTGTACCGGATCTGGGCCAACGTGCTGGCGGCGCTGGTGGCGGCCCTGGCCGGCGCGCTGATGGCGCTGTGGCTGCGCTACGTGGGGCCGAAAACCATGCTCGGCTTCGAGGTGATGACCGATATCCTGCTGATCGTGGTGATCGGCGGCATGGGCACCATGTACGGTGCGGTGGTCGGCGCGACCTTGTTCATCATCGCGCAGAATTATCTCAAGTCGCTGATGGCAGAAGGCTCGGCCGCGCTGGAAGGCGTGCCCTTTCTGGCCGAGGCGCTGCATCCGGACCGCTGGATGCTGTGGCTGGGCGTGCTGTTCGTGCTGTCGATCTACTTTTTCCCCATCGGAATCGTAGGGAAACTGCGCCTGCGAAAGATTGCCGCACGCGCAGCCGGCAAGTGA
- a CDS encoding choice-of-anchor J family PEP-CTERM protein: MKLAHKLLAMATIAMAAALPAASHAIEPIVVLNENFNDISTLNDWVLNNKSIPPGQPWSQGNAGVFPAPSGPASSYIAANFLSAQNGMGSIDNWLITPVVTLIGPSELSFFTRSASASGFGDTLEVRFSPGSGTDTGSFNTVLGVLGGISAYPTVWQQVISSLDHEGQGRFAFRYAGDASAANYIGIDAVVVTTVPEPGTYLMLLVGLGSLALLRRRQLTMNEPGRFSTC; the protein is encoded by the coding sequence ATGAAACTAGCTCATAAACTGCTTGCCATGGCGACCATCGCCATGGCCGCCGCGCTGCCCGCTGCGTCGCACGCCATCGAACCCATCGTGGTCCTCAACGAAAATTTCAACGACATCAGCACCCTGAACGACTGGGTCCTCAACAACAAGAGCATCCCGCCGGGCCAGCCCTGGTCGCAAGGCAACGCCGGCGTGTTCCCGGCCCCCTCCGGTCCGGCCTCGTCCTATATCGCGGCCAATTTCCTGAGCGCGCAAAACGGCATGGGCAGCATCGACAACTGGCTGATCACGCCGGTGGTGACCCTGATCGGCCCCAGCGAGCTATCGTTTTTCACGCGCTCGGCCAGCGCGTCCGGCTTCGGCGACACGCTCGAAGTGCGCTTTTCGCCGGGCAGCGGCACCGATACCGGCAGCTTCAACACCGTGCTCGGGGTGCTCGGCGGCATATCGGCCTATCCCACGGTCTGGCAGCAAGTCATTTCCAGCCTCGACCATGAAGGCCAGGGCCGTTTCGCCTTTCGTTACGCTGGCGACGCCTCAGCAGCGAACTATATTGGCATTGACGCTGTCGTAGTCACTACGGTGCCTGAACCTGGTACCTACCTGATGCTGCTGGTCGGCTTGGGCAGTCTGGCATTGCTGCGCCGAAGGCAGTTAACAATGAACGAACCCGGGAGATTTTCAACATGTTGA
- a CDS encoding post-PEP-CTERM-1 domain-containing protein, with product MLSRTLITCCALAAFSMAASAAAQADGMAVVRDKQTGQLRPATAAELRAMQGDLQQPQMARPQPQVQVRADGTRSAPVGDRGMVYSVVARTPDGKLAQRCVEGEAAAQHAVHDHATPAGEHGNEQ from the coding sequence ATGTTGAGTAGAACCCTGATCACCTGCTGCGCGCTGGCTGCCTTCTCGATGGCAGCCTCGGCCGCAGCACAAGCGGACGGCATGGCCGTGGTGCGCGACAAGCAAACCGGACAACTACGTCCGGCCACCGCGGCCGAGCTGCGCGCGATGCAAGGCGACTTGCAGCAACCGCAGATGGCGCGTCCGCAACCGCAGGTCCAGGTGCGTGCCGACGGCACCCGCAGCGCGCCCGTGGGCGATCGCGGCATGGTGTATTCCGTCGTCGCGCGCACGCCCGACGGCAAGCTGGCCCAGCGCTGCGTGGAAGGCGAAGCCGCCGCGCAGCACGCTGTCCACGACCATGCCACACCAGCGGGGGAGCACGGCAATGAGCAATAA
- a CDS encoding PA domain-containing protein, whose amino-acid sequence MSNKRPLLRRAAAALAVFCCTLGGAHAATTITIVNTNGPNVGFNDPTPVQPVGGNSGRTLGAQRLIAFQQAADIWGRTLTSPVPVRVAASFEPLPCNADGAVLGAAGAVEVFSNFPNAPKADTWYPGALASKLARTDLATPGQAHIQARFNSRLGLLPDCMPGSGFYLGLDRKAGAQIDLVAVLLHELAHGLGFQNFTDESTGEFFLGTPSIWDYFLVDIRNNKAWVNMKNDERRRSAIGGANLSWNGERVYKVTSKVLAAQPQLLVSGMAAGMASGGHAVGDASFGPQLGQNAVTGELMPVVDQANGSGLACTPLSPANARAVRGNIALVDRGACTFVTKARILQNAGARGMVVVENTADPVSALGGADPAVRIPAVRIDRATGNQLKSVMVRRSRTSSGVTASLGVDPDRLSGTDLVRRIRMYSPEVFSPGSSVSHYSVDTKPNQLMEPAINTDLLHDVNPPRDLTYPLLQDIGW is encoded by the coding sequence ATGAGCAATAAGCGCCCCCTCCTGCGGCGCGCGGCCGCCGCCCTCGCTGTTTTCTGCTGCACCCTCGGTGGCGCCCACGCGGCGACGACCATCACCATCGTTAACACCAACGGGCCCAATGTCGGCTTCAACGATCCCACGCCGGTGCAGCCGGTCGGGGGCAACAGCGGGCGCACGCTCGGGGCCCAGCGCCTCATTGCATTCCAGCAAGCGGCCGACATCTGGGGCCGCACGCTCACCAGCCCGGTGCCGGTCAGGGTCGCCGCCTCGTTCGAGCCGTTGCCGTGCAACGCCGACGGCGCGGTGCTCGGCGCGGCGGGCGCGGTGGAAGTGTTCAGCAATTTCCCCAACGCTCCCAAGGCCGACACCTGGTATCCGGGCGCGCTGGCCAGCAAGCTGGCCCGCACCGACCTGGCCACGCCGGGTCAGGCGCATATCCAGGCGCGCTTCAACTCGCGCCTCGGCCTGCTCCCCGATTGCATGCCCGGTTCCGGCTTCTACCTCGGGCTCGATCGCAAAGCCGGCGCGCAGATCGACCTGGTGGCCGTATTGCTGCACGAACTGGCGCATGGCCTGGGGTTCCAGAACTTCACCGACGAAAGCACCGGCGAGTTCTTCCTCGGCACACCATCGATCTGGGATTACTTCCTGGTCGATATCCGCAACAACAAAGCCTGGGTCAACATGAAAAATGACGAACGGCGCCGCTCGGCAATTGGCGGCGCCAACCTGTCGTGGAACGGCGAACGCGTGTACAAGGTCACCTCCAAGGTGCTCGCGGCCCAGCCCCAGCTGTTGGTCAGCGGCATGGCGGCGGGCATGGCCAGCGGCGGCCACGCAGTGGGCGACGCTTCGTTCGGCCCGCAACTGGGGCAAAACGCCGTGACGGGCGAGCTGATGCCCGTGGTCGACCAGGCCAACGGCAGCGGCCTGGCCTGCACCCCGCTCAGCCCCGCCAACGCGAGGGCGGTCCGGGGCAATATCGCCCTGGTCGACCGTGGCGCGTGCACGTTCGTGACCAAGGCCCGGATTTTGCAGAACGCCGGCGCGCGCGGCATGGTGGTGGTGGAAAACACGGCCGACCCTGTCAGTGCGCTGGGCGGCGCCGATCCGGCCGTGCGCATTCCGGCGGTGCGCATCGACCGGGCGACAGGCAACCAGCTCAAGTCGGTAATGGTCCGGCGCTCGCGCACGTCGTCGGGCGTGACCGCCAGCCTCGGCGTCGATCCCGACCGGCTCTCGGGCACCGACCTGGTCCGGCGGATACGCATGTACAGTCCGGAAGTATTTTCTCCGGGCTCGTCGGTATCGCACTATTCGGTCGATACCAAGCCGAACCAGCTGATGGAGCCAGCCATCAACACCGACCTGCTGCACGACGTCAACCCGCCGCGCGACCTGACGTATCCGCTGCTGCAGGATATCGGCTGGTGA
- the ppa gene encoding inorganic diphosphatase yields the protein MSLNKVSAGRDVPNDFNVIIEIPMNADPIKYEVDKESGAIFVDRFMGTAMHYPCNYGYVPNTIADDGDPCDVLVITPFPLIPGVVVRCRAIGVLKMTDEAGGDAKVLAVPVDKILPIYKHWQKPEDMNELRLQQIQHFFEHYKDLEPGKWVKVEGWGGPEDAKAEIMNGIAAFDKDKAAKA from the coding sequence ATGAGTTTGAATAAAGTTTCCGCCGGCCGCGATGTGCCGAATGATTTCAACGTGATCATCGAAATCCCGATGAATGCCGATCCGATCAAGTATGAAGTGGACAAGGAATCGGGCGCGATTTTCGTTGACCGTTTCATGGGCACTGCCATGCACTACCCGTGCAACTACGGTTATGTGCCGAACACGATCGCCGACGACGGCGACCCGTGCGACGTACTGGTCATCACCCCGTTCCCGCTGATCCCTGGCGTGGTGGTACGTTGCCGCGCCATCGGCGTGCTGAAAATGACCGACGAAGCCGGCGGCGACGCCAAGGTGCTGGCGGTTCCTGTCGATAAGATCCTGCCGATCTACAAGCACTGGCAAAAGCCGGAAGACATGAACGAACTGCGCCTGCAGCAGATCCAGCACTTCTTCGAACACTACAAAGATCTGGAGCCAGGCAAGTGGGTCAAGGTCGAAGGCTGGGGCGGTCCTGAAGATGCCAAGGCAGAGATCATGAACGGCATCGCCGCGTTCGACAAAGACAAGGCCGCCAAGGCGTAA
- a CDS encoding heme biosynthesis protein HemY, producing MRLLLWLVALMAAAIGIAVTARFNPGNVVFFYPPHRIDMSLNFFVVVVVLLFLVMYALLRALRATVGMPGRVAAYRQRKRERDGNKGLRDALKALFEGRFGHAEKAAVRAAELPENAGIAALIGARAAHRMRQGARRDNWLAGVVHDNALKTARLMTMTELLVDDHQPQAALDAVAELNASGTRHIHALQWSMKAHQQAKNWPEVLRLVRSLDKHKALHPALSARLRELAYDALLSDSSHDAESILRVWATVPSADRVKPYVAARAAAALNARGLHDEARTSAEEALRAGWDDRVVRAYRDAAAQAGSPALLAQIEHCEAWMKQRPTDAELALTLGSLCLKQKLWGKAQRYLEQALSDATEPRMVREAHLKLAQMHEALGQQEEANAHFRQCALASIL from the coding sequence ATGCGTCTTCTTCTCTGGTTAGTCGCGCTGATGGCCGCGGCCATCGGCATTGCCGTGACGGCACGCTTCAATCCGGGCAACGTGGTGTTTTTCTACCCGCCGCACCGGATCGACATGTCGCTCAATTTCTTCGTCGTGGTCGTGGTACTGCTGTTCCTCGTCATGTACGCCTTGCTGCGCGCCCTGCGCGCCACCGTCGGCATGCCGGGCCGGGTCGCCGCCTACCGCCAGCGCAAACGCGAGCGCGACGGCAACAAGGGCTTGCGCGATGCGCTCAAGGCCCTGTTCGAAGGCCGCTTCGGGCACGCCGAAAAAGCCGCCGTGCGCGCCGCCGAACTGCCGGAAAACGCTGGCATCGCCGCCCTGATCGGGGCCCGCGCCGCGCACCGCATGCGCCAGGGCGCGCGGCGCGACAACTGGCTGGCCGGCGTGGTGCACGACAACGCGCTCAAAACCGCACGCCTGATGACCATGACCGAATTGCTGGTCGACGATCACCAGCCGCAGGCGGCGCTTGACGCCGTGGCCGAACTCAATGCCAGCGGCACGCGCCACATCCATGCGCTGCAATGGTCGATGAAGGCGCACCAGCAAGCCAAGAACTGGCCGGAAGTGCTGCGCCTGGTGCGTTCGCTCGACAAGCACAAGGCGCTGCATCCGGCCCTGTCGGCGCGCCTGCGCGAGCTGGCCTACGACGCCTTGCTGTCCGATAGTTCGCACGATGCCGAATCGATCCTGCGCGTGTGGGCCACCGTGCCGAGCGCCGACCGGGTCAAGCCCTACGTGGCGGCACGCGCGGCGGCGGCGCTCAATGCCCGCGGCCTGCACGACGAGGCGCGCACCAGCGCCGAGGAAGCGTTGCGCGCCGGCTGGGACGACCGGGTGGTGCGCGCCTACCGCGATGCGGCCGCGCAGGCCGGTTCGCCCGCGCTGCTGGCCCAGATCGAGCATTGCGAAGCGTGGATGAAGCAGCGCCCGACCGATGCCGAACTGGCGCTCACGCTCGGCTCGCTGTGCCTGAAGCAGAAACTGTGGGGCAAGGCTCAGCGCTACCTGGAACAGGCACTGTCGGACGCGACCGAGCCGCGCATGGTGCGCGAGGCGCACCTGAAACTGGCGCAGATGCACGAAGCGCTCGGCCAGCAGGAAGAAGCCAATGCGCATTTCAGGCAGTGCGCGCTGGCGAGTATTTTGTGA
- a CDS encoding uroporphyrinogen-III C-methyltransferase, whose translation MTEILQRPMTVVVILLALLLAAHAWSTRSNLLKLRMEMANRLQKGEVVNTETSTLVRTVQDQTKDLQAKVGLLENRQLEAQSQQLALEQLYQDLSKNRDEWALAEIEQVLSTASQQLQLAGNVQGALIALQNADRSLSRSDKPQFITIRRAIAGDIDKLKALPALDLTGVALRLDNVITQVNTLPMLADEQPALPAKPVKAVAAPVAPKAGTASATTAAAAPVKESMLVRVQDVWQSWTGEMWDEMRQLIRVRRVDTPEALMLSPSETYFVRENVKLRLLNARMALLARNEVAFRNDLVAAQDALAKYFDTRAGTTQTAQALLRQVQASNLAIEMPSLSDSLNAVRNYKAKP comes from the coding sequence ATGACTGAAATCCTGCAGCGTCCGATGACGGTGGTGGTGATCCTGCTGGCGCTGCTGCTGGCCGCGCACGCCTGGTCGACGCGCAGCAATCTGCTCAAGCTGCGCATGGAAATGGCCAACCGCCTGCAAAAGGGTGAAGTGGTCAATACCGAAACCAGCACGCTGGTGCGCACGGTGCAGGACCAGACCAAGGATTTGCAGGCCAAGGTCGGCTTGCTGGAAAACCGCCAGCTCGAAGCCCAGAGCCAGCAACTGGCGCTGGAACAGCTGTACCAGGATTTGTCGAAGAACCGCGACGAATGGGCGCTGGCTGAAATCGAACAGGTGCTCTCGACCGCCAGCCAGCAACTGCAGCTGGCCGGCAATGTGCAGGGCGCGCTGATCGCGCTGCAAAACGCCGACCGTTCGCTGTCGCGCTCGGACAAGCCGCAATTCATCACGATCCGGCGCGCGATTGCGGGCGATATCGACAAGCTCAAGGCCTTGCCGGCGCTAGACCTGACCGGCGTCGCGCTGCGTCTGGACAACGTGATTACCCAAGTTAATACCCTGCCGATGCTGGCCGACGAACAGCCGGCCCTGCCGGCCAAGCCGGTCAAGGCAGTGGCGGCCCCGGTGGCGCCGAAAGCGGGCACCGCTTCAGCCACGACGGCCGCCGCGGCCCCGGTCAAGGAGTCGATGCTGGTGCGGGTGCAGGACGTGTGGCAGAGCTGGACCGGCGAAATGTGGGATGAAATGCGCCAGCTGATCCGCGTGCGCCGCGTCGATACGCCCGAAGCGCTGATGCTCTCGCCGTCGGAAACCTATTTTGTGCGCGAGAACGTCAAGCTGCGCCTGCTGAACGCGCGCATGGCGCTGCTGGCACGCAATGAAGTGGCCTTCCGCAACGACCTGGTGGCGGCGCAGGACGCCCTCGCCAAGTATTTCGACACGCGCGCCGGCACCACCCAGACAGCGCAAGCGCTGCTGCGCCAGGTCCAGGCCAGCAATCTGGCGATCGAGATGCCGTCCCTGTCCGACAGCCTGAACGCCGTGCGCAACTACAAAGCGAAGCCATAA